Proteins encoded within one genomic window of Tidjanibacter massiliensis:
- the rimM gene encoding ribosome maturation factor RimM (Essential for efficient processing of 16S rRNA) gives MNTLETVGKVSKPFGREGELIINLYDTFPEEFDKREPLFASIDALAVPLFIEKFERRGHSSALVTFADFDTQERAAELVGLELSLRTDDEEADDDIVYLEDLVGFRATFDGHPLRGEITDYIDSEQNPLFAITAEGREILVPAAEEMISALDIDAREITFVLPEGLLDLYL, from the coding sequence ATGAATACGCTGGAAACCGTCGGTAAGGTATCCAAACCGTTTGGCCGCGAAGGCGAACTGATAATCAACCTGTACGACACTTTTCCGGAAGAATTCGATAAAAGGGAACCGCTCTTCGCATCTATCGATGCGTTGGCGGTTCCTCTTTTTATCGAGAAATTCGAGCGACGCGGCCACAGCAGCGCACTCGTTACATTCGCGGATTTCGACACGCAGGAACGGGCCGCGGAACTTGTCGGTCTGGAACTCTCCCTGCGCACGGACGATGAGGAGGCGGACGACGACATCGTCTATCTGGAGGATTTGGTCGGCTTCCGGGCGACGTTCGACGGTCATCCGCTTCGGGGAGAAATCACGGACTATATCGACAGCGAACAGAACCCGCTGTTCGCAATTACGGCCGAAGGGAGGGAAATCCTCGTACCCGCCGCCGAAGAGATGATATCGGCCCTCGACATCGACGCACGGGAGATAACCTTTGTGCTCCCGGAAGGGCTCCTCGACCTTTACCTGTAA
- the leuS gene encoding leucine--tRNA ligase: MEYNFREIEPRWQKEWERRRTYRVDADASRPKYYVLDMFPYPSGAGLHVGHPLGYIASDIYTRYKRLCGFNVLHPMGFDAFGLPAEQYAIQTGQHPAVTTAQNVARYREQLDKLGFSYDWDRQVVTSDPAYYRWTQWAFLKMFDSYYCYDRQQARPIAELTEAFALRGTEGLHVACTERMEFTAAEWNAMDGKRRQEVLLNYRLAYRADTTVNWCEGLGTVLANDEVVNGLSVRGGFPVVQKRMKQWLLRVSAYAERLLDGMERLDWSESLKEIQRNWIGRSTGAQMFFGIRGSGRKLEIFTTRPDTVFGCTFMVIAPEHEQVCALTTDAQRAEVERYIEETKRRSERERMADTKRVSGVFTGSYAINPFTGTELPVYISDYVLAGYGTGAIMAVPAHDARDYAFAKHFGLGIVPVVEGGDIDVASYDAKEGRMMNSGFLDGLDVKEAIERMFAEIEARGIGRKKVNYRLRDAIFSRQRYWGEPFPIYYKDDTACPLPEDALPLTLPDVPEFRPTSSGEPPLARAEGWHTAEGYPYETSTMPGFAGSSAYYLRYMDPHNDRELVSREANAYWRSVDLYIGGIEHATGHLIYSRFWNKFLYDIGVAVEDEPFRKLVNQGMIQGRSNFVYRVAGTNTFVSFGLKDGYETQPIHVDVNIVKNDILDLEAFRAWRPEFADAQFILEEGRYVCGWAVEKMSKSMYNVVNPDYIVEHYGADTLRMYEMFLGPLEQSKPWDTNGIDGVHKFLRRFWRLFHAGGGELSVNEEAPSPQELKVLHRTIKKVSEDIENFSFNTSVSAFMICLNELGDCSKRAVLEPLLVLLSPFAPHIAEELWHELGHEGTIFDERYPVFDPACLVENSFDYPVSVNGKMRFKKEFPLGAAVSEIEAAVLADPQMEKYTAGKEVRKVIVVPGKIINVVV, encoded by the coding sequence ATGGAGTACAATTTCCGCGAAATAGAGCCGCGCTGGCAGAAGGAGTGGGAGCGGCGCAGGACTTACAGGGTGGATGCGGACGCTTCCCGCCCCAAGTATTATGTGCTCGACATGTTTCCTTATCCGTCCGGGGCGGGCCTCCACGTCGGGCATCCGCTGGGGTATATCGCTTCGGACATCTATACGCGCTATAAACGGCTCTGCGGGTTCAACGTGCTGCATCCGATGGGGTTCGATGCTTTCGGGCTTCCGGCCGAGCAGTATGCCATCCAGACGGGGCAGCATCCCGCGGTCACCACGGCGCAGAACGTGGCGCGTTACCGGGAACAGCTCGACAAGCTCGGATTCTCGTACGACTGGGACAGGCAGGTGGTGACCAGCGACCCCGCATATTACCGGTGGACGCAGTGGGCGTTCCTGAAGATGTTCGACAGCTATTACTGTTACGACCGGCAGCAGGCGCGCCCCATCGCCGAACTGACCGAGGCGTTCGCCCTCCGGGGAACGGAGGGGCTGCATGTCGCTTGTACCGAGCGGATGGAGTTCACCGCCGCCGAATGGAATGCGATGGACGGGAAACGGCGGCAGGAGGTGTTGCTGAACTACCGGTTGGCTTACCGGGCCGACACGACGGTGAACTGGTGCGAAGGGCTCGGTACGGTGCTTGCCAACGACGAGGTGGTGAACGGCCTTTCGGTGCGGGGCGGTTTCCCGGTAGTGCAGAAGCGCATGAAGCAGTGGCTGCTGCGGGTGAGCGCCTATGCCGAACGGCTGCTCGACGGCATGGAACGGCTTGACTGGAGCGAATCGCTCAAGGAGATACAGCGCAACTGGATAGGGCGCAGCACCGGAGCGCAGATGTTCTTCGGCATCCGGGGCAGCGGGCGGAAACTGGAGATATTCACCACACGGCCCGATACCGTTTTCGGATGCACGTTCATGGTCATCGCGCCGGAACATGAACAGGTGTGCGCACTGACGACCGACGCACAACGGGCGGAGGTCGAGCGCTATATCGAAGAGACGAAGAGGCGTTCCGAGCGCGAACGGATGGCCGATACCAAACGGGTCAGCGGCGTTTTCACCGGTTCTTATGCGATTAATCCGTTCACCGGCACGGAACTGCCGGTTTATATCAGCGACTACGTGCTGGCGGGGTACGGTACGGGAGCCATCATGGCCGTACCGGCGCACGACGCGCGCGACTACGCTTTCGCCAAACATTTTGGACTCGGCATCGTGCCGGTGGTCGAGGGGGGCGATATCGACGTCGCAAGTTACGATGCGAAGGAGGGGCGGATGATGAATTCCGGGTTCCTCGACGGCCTGGACGTGAAGGAGGCCATCGAGCGGATGTTCGCGGAGATAGAGGCGCGGGGCATTGGCCGGAAGAAGGTCAATTACCGCCTGCGCGACGCCATCTTCAGCCGTCAGCGTTATTGGGGAGAGCCCTTCCCGATTTATTATAAGGACGATACGGCCTGTCCGTTGCCGGAGGATGCGCTGCCGCTTACGCTGCCCGATGTGCCGGAGTTCCGTCCGACGAGCTCCGGAGAACCGCCGCTCGCCCGTGCCGAGGGGTGGCATACGGCCGAAGGGTATCCGTATGAGACGAGCACCATGCCGGGTTTCGCCGGTTCGTCGGCCTACTATTTGCGTTACATGGACCCGCACAACGACCGGGAGCTGGTGAGCCGCGAGGCGAACGCCTACTGGCGCAGCGTGGACCTCTACATCGGCGGTATCGAACATGCCACGGGGCACCTCATCTATTCCCGTTTCTGGAACAAGTTCCTGTATGACATCGGTGTGGCCGTCGAGGACGAACCGTTCCGCAAGTTGGTGAATCAGGGGATGATACAGGGACGTTCCAATTTCGTTTACCGGGTTGCCGGGACGAATACCTTCGTATCGTTCGGTCTGAAGGACGGGTACGAGACGCAGCCGATTCATGTGGACGTGAACATCGTGAAGAACGATATCCTCGACCTGGAGGCATTCCGGGCGTGGCGGCCGGAGTTCGCCGACGCGCAGTTTATCCTGGAAGAAGGCCGCTACGTTTGCGGCTGGGCGGTGGAGAAGATGAGCAAGTCGATGTACAACGTGGTCAATCCCGATTATATCGTGGAGCATTACGGAGCCGATACCCTGCGCATGTACGAGATGTTCCTCGGTCCGCTCGAACAGAGCAAGCCGTGGGATACGAACGGCATCGACGGCGTGCACAAGTTCCTGCGCCGCTTCTGGAGGCTGTTCCATGCCGGGGGCGGGGAGCTTTCGGTAAACGAGGAGGCGCCTTCGCCGCAGGAGCTCAAGGTGTTGCACAGGACGATAAAGAAGGTCAGCGAGGATATCGAGAACTTCTCGTTTAATACGTCGGTCAGCGCTTTTATGATATGCCTGAACGAGCTCGGCGACTGCAGCAAGCGTGCCGTGCTCGAACCGCTCCTTGTCCTGTTGTCGCCTTTCGCTCCCCACATCGCCGAAGAGCTGTGGCACGAACTGGGGCACGAGGGAACCATTTTCGACGAGCGCTACCCGGTCTTCGACCCCGCCTGCCTCGTGGAGAACAGTTTCGACTATCCGGTTTCGGTGAACGGGAAGATGCGCTTCAAGAAGGAATTTCCGCTCGGTGCTGCGGTCAGCGAAATCGAAGCCGCCGTGCTCGCCGACCCGCAGATGGAGAAATACACTGCCGGGAAGGAAGTTCGGAAGGTCATCGTCGTACCGGGCAAGATTATCAACGTCGTCGTGTGA
- a CDS encoding homocysteine biosynthesis protein, whose protein sequence is MAKTYQQINERIKNGEAVVLTAEEVSQLALTMSPEEIADKVDVVTTGTFGAMCSSGAFINFGHSDPPIRMERIELNGVGVSGGLAAVDTYIGATDCNPANPEYGGAHIIEDFINGKDILLEAWGKGTDCYPRRHIRTYINRDTVNEAYLYNPRNAYQNYNVATNTSDRTIHTYMGTLLPKMKNASYSTSGELSPLLNDPECRTIGLGTRIFLAGAEGYVAWNGTQFNTSKETNEYGIPTSNARTIAVIGDLREMSTEYLRGMYYEKYGCSLFVGIGIPIPILDADLARRVSIRNEQIETTVVDYGNGNRVLGKTNYAALRSGEIEVGGHRIRTAPVSSLAKAREIAELLRERIRSGKFLLSEPVRPMPTGTTTKKLQIREEPGRNH, encoded by the coding sequence ATGGCGAAAACATATCAACAGATAAACGAACGGATTAAGAACGGCGAAGCGGTCGTACTGACTGCCGAGGAGGTGTCGCAACTCGCCCTCACGATGTCGCCGGAAGAGATAGCCGACAAGGTGGACGTCGTAACCACCGGTACTTTCGGCGCCATGTGCTCTTCGGGCGCCTTCATCAACTTCGGACACTCCGACCCGCCCATCCGCATGGAACGCATCGAACTCAACGGTGTGGGCGTAAGCGGCGGACTCGCTGCCGTGGATACCTACATAGGAGCCACCGACTGCAACCCGGCCAATCCCGAATACGGCGGAGCGCATATCATCGAAGACTTCATCAACGGCAAGGACATTCTGCTGGAGGCCTGGGGCAAAGGGACCGACTGCTATCCCCGCCGCCACATCCGCACCTACATCAACCGGGATACGGTGAACGAAGCCTATCTCTACAATCCGCGCAACGCCTACCAGAACTACAATGTGGCGACCAACACCTCCGACCGCACCATCCATACCTACATGGGTACGCTCCTACCGAAGATGAAGAACGCCAGCTACTCCACCTCCGGCGAGCTGTCGCCCCTGCTGAACGACCCGGAGTGCCGCACGATAGGACTCGGTACGCGCATCTTTCTCGCCGGTGCGGAAGGGTATGTGGCGTGGAACGGGACGCAGTTCAACACCTCCAAGGAGACGAACGAATACGGTATCCCGACAAGCAATGCCCGCACCATCGCCGTCATAGGCGACCTGCGTGAGATGAGTACCGAATACCTGCGGGGCATGTATTACGAGAAGTACGGATGCAGTCTCTTCGTCGGCATCGGTATTCCGATACCGATACTCGACGCCGACCTGGCCCGCCGCGTATCCATCCGCAACGAACAGATTGAAACGACCGTGGTGGATTACGGCAACGGCAACAGAGTGCTCGGCAAAACCAACTACGCTGCCCTGCGGAGCGGCGAGATAGAGGTCGGCGGCCACCGGATAAGAACAGCCCCCGTGTCGAGCCTCGCCAAAGCCCGCGAGATAGCGGAACTGCTCAGGGAGCGCATCCGGAGCGGCAAATTCCTGCTGAGCGAGCCGGTACGCCCCATGCCTACGGGTACTACGACCAAGAAACTGCAAATACGCGAAGAACCCGGAAGAAACCATTGA
- a CDS encoding NIL domain-containing protein: MKRKYMLSFSESTGDKPIIHDLIKRFDICINIIKAEMAPGLAGSMLAEFSAPEGDIAQALEFLAAQGVGTALVTDKIIFREERCVQCGSCALACFSKALTIGPPDWKLSFQRENCILCKLCLTACPQHLFTIAND, from the coding sequence ATGAAAAGGAAATATATGCTGTCGTTCTCGGAGAGCACGGGCGACAAACCGATAATACACGACCTGATAAAACGTTTCGACATATGCATCAATATCATCAAGGCGGAGATGGCACCGGGACTGGCCGGGTCCATGCTCGCGGAGTTCAGCGCTCCTGAAGGGGACATCGCACAGGCACTTGAATTCCTTGCCGCCCAAGGGGTAGGAACAGCCCTCGTCACGGACAAAATCATCTTCCGTGAGGAGCGGTGCGTACAGTGCGGCAGTTGTGCGCTGGCCTGCTTCTCCAAAGCACTGACCATCGGGCCGCCCGACTGGAAACTCTCCTTCCAGCGGGAAAACTGCATATTGTGCAAACTGTGCCTGACGGCATGCCCGCAACATTTATTCACCATAGCAAACGACTAA
- a CDS encoding UPF0280 family protein has protein sequence MKEYKIRIYRDNFNRDRWQTFTISYKESDLCIGIDTASYVPEMNLFAGQILRELRLEMDAYITNDPTYAVILSPYFPAAGAPGILVRMAEAAATAGVGPMAAVAGAIAEYIGRRLKTEYDCREVIVENGGDIYADIVEGMDIPVFAGQSPLSEKVGIFIPEGGRISICTSSGTVGPSLSFGMADAVMIVCSDAALADSYATAFANKIHTKQDINNVIAEIRKIPAISGAICIKDDMFGICGEYGLKIWKQPLIR, from the coding sequence ATGAAAGAGTACAAAATTCGGATATACCGCGACAATTTCAACCGCGACCGTTGGCAAACCTTCACGATAAGCTACAAGGAGAGCGACCTCTGCATCGGCATCGACACTGCATCGTACGTCCCCGAAATGAATCTCTTCGCCGGACAGATTCTCCGTGAACTACGGCTCGAAATGGACGCATACATTACGAACGACCCGACCTACGCGGTCATCCTCTCCCCCTATTTCCCGGCCGCCGGTGCGCCCGGGATACTGGTACGGATGGCAGAAGCCGCAGCAACGGCGGGCGTCGGCCCCATGGCCGCCGTTGCAGGAGCGATAGCGGAGTACATCGGCCGACGCCTCAAGACGGAGTACGACTGCCGGGAAGTCATCGTCGAAAACGGCGGCGACATCTACGCCGACATTGTCGAGGGGATGGACATACCCGTATTCGCGGGACAGTCGCCGCTCTCGGAGAAGGTCGGCATCTTCATTCCGGAGGGAGGAAGAATCAGCATCTGCACATCTTCCGGCACGGTCGGGCCATCACTCAGTTTCGGAATGGCCGATGCCGTGATGATAGTCTGCAGCGACGCAGCACTGGCCGACAGCTACGCGACCGCCTTCGCCAACAAGATACACACCAAACAGGACATCAACAACGTAATCGCCGAGATACGGAAAATCCCCGCCATTTCGGGAGCCATCTGCATCAAGGACGACATGTTCGGCATCTGCGGCGAATACGGACTCAAAATATGGAAACAACCCCTGATACGATAA
- the metF gene encoding methylenetetrahydrofolate reductase [NAD(P)H], producing the protein MKVKEILAASDRTLISFELLPPLKGGDIGKVYNAIEPLMEFSPSFINLTYHRDEEVIRQRPDGTLERITVTKRPGTVALAAAIMKRYDVEVVPHLVCGGLDRHTIENILIDLNFLDIDNVMALRGDPAPGERFFTPTRGGHAYCSDLVRQISDMNRGVYLDELQQNPIPTHFCIGVAGYPEKHYESPNLSQDIRNLKRKVDAGADYIVTQLFFDNARFFDFVERCRAEGITVPIIPGLKPVSSLKHLEMLPRTFHIDMPEALTEELSRCRTDEQAKEVGIEWSVGQAKELKAAGVPAIHFYTMSRSGNICEILKRVF; encoded by the coding sequence ATGAAAGTAAAAGAGATATTGGCAGCATCGGACAGGACGCTCATCTCGTTCGAGCTCCTGCCGCCGCTGAAGGGCGGCGACATCGGGAAGGTCTACAACGCCATTGAACCGCTCATGGAGTTCTCGCCCTCCTTCATCAATCTTACCTACCACCGCGACGAGGAGGTGATACGCCAGCGGCCGGACGGAACACTGGAGCGCATCACGGTCACGAAACGCCCCGGAACGGTGGCACTGGCGGCGGCCATCATGAAACGTTACGACGTGGAGGTGGTTCCCCATCTGGTCTGCGGCGGCCTCGACCGCCATACGATAGAGAATATCCTGATAGACCTCAACTTCCTCGACATCGACAACGTGATGGCGCTGCGGGGCGACCCCGCTCCGGGCGAACGCTTCTTCACCCCCACCAGAGGAGGACACGCCTACTGTTCCGACCTCGTGCGGCAAATCAGCGACATGAACCGGGGCGTCTACCTCGACGAACTCCAGCAGAACCCCATCCCCACCCACTTCTGCATCGGGGTCGCCGGTTATCCGGAAAAACATTACGAATCGCCCAACCTCTCGCAGGACATCCGGAACCTGAAGCGAAAAGTGGACGCGGGGGCCGACTACATCGTTACGCAGCTCTTCTTCGACAACGCCCGTTTCTTCGACTTCGTGGAGCGGTGCCGCGCCGAAGGTATTACGGTACCGATAATACCGGGACTGAAACCCGTCTCGTCGCTGAAACACCTCGAAATGCTCCCGCGGACGTTCCACATCGATATGCCGGAAGCGCTCACCGAGGAGCTGTCGCGCTGCCGTACCGACGAACAGGCCAAGGAAGTGGGCATTGAATGGAGCGTCGGACAGGCCAAAGAGCTGAAGGCGGCGGGTGTACCGGCCATCCATTTCTATACCATGAGCCGTTCGGGAAACATCTGCGAGATATTGAAACGGGTATTCTAA
- a CDS encoding nucleotidyltransferase family protein, whose amino-acid sequence MKPTLLIMAAGMGSRYGGLKQLDGVGPSGETIMDYSVFDAARAGFGKVVFVIGRHFERDFREKVLAKYEGRIPTEVVFQSVDALPDGFVPPADRVKPWGTGHAVLTAAGTVREPFAVINADDFYGRNGFEVLARFLAGTDGTGQYCMVGYRVGNTLSESGSVSRGVCETDTNGFLTSVTERTEIRRQEGRGIIFRDEQDEYHALAPETPVSMNMWGFTPDYMDFSARLFARFLAERGHELKSEFYIPTVVNEAIRCGAAKVKVLDTDASWFGVTYAADRPGVVEKIRALVDAGEYPEQLW is encoded by the coding sequence ATGAAACCGACACTACTGATAATGGCGGCCGGCATGGGTTCCCGGTACGGCGGCCTCAAACAGCTCGACGGGGTGGGCCCTTCGGGCGAAACCATCATGGACTACTCGGTCTTCGATGCCGCGAGGGCAGGATTCGGAAAGGTGGTCTTCGTCATAGGCCGCCACTTCGAACGGGATTTCCGCGAAAAGGTACTCGCCAAGTACGAAGGACGCATTCCGACCGAAGTGGTATTCCAATCGGTAGATGCGCTGCCGGACGGATTCGTTCCGCCCGCCGACAGAGTAAAACCGTGGGGTACGGGACACGCCGTACTGACGGCCGCCGGAACGGTACGCGAACCGTTCGCCGTGATAAACGCCGACGACTTCTACGGCCGCAATGGCTTTGAGGTGCTCGCACGGTTCCTCGCCGGGACCGACGGTACCGGACAATACTGCATGGTCGGCTACCGGGTCGGCAATACCCTCTCCGAAAGCGGGTCGGTGTCGCGCGGCGTATGTGAAACCGATACGAACGGATTCCTTACATCGGTCACGGAACGCACCGAAATACGCCGTCAGGAGGGCCGCGGCATCATCTTCCGCGACGAACAGGACGAATACCATGCGCTGGCTCCCGAAACACCGGTCTCCATGAACATGTGGGGCTTCACGCCCGACTACATGGATTTCTCCGCCCGGCTGTTCGCACGCTTTCTGGCGGAGCGCGGCCACGAACTGAAAAGCGAATTCTACATTCCGACCGTCGTCAATGAAGCCATCCGCTGCGGAGCGGCGAAGGTAAAGGTACTCGATACCGACGCAAGCTGGTTCGGTGTCACCTATGCGGCCGACCGGCCGGGTGTAGTGGAGAAGATACGCGCCCTGGTGGATGCGGGCGAATACCCCGAACAACTCTGGTAA
- a CDS encoding tetratricopeptide repeat protein, which yields MKRITLLLAAVALLVGSAATAQDLRREERTMKRYGQQAENEMRREMRGVRAEERRAENEMRREMRRAERQMQHMHTPARQAVKVVSYRSTMVGDLTDLDFMINFDGVMLDPNEEFVITPYLVKGENMLWLEPVVIVGERRYKELERGGELNANPSGLMPYETVVQSRRYVREMRREARKNGMQWAPDSPNTVMYSASFLYEAWMDGAEIKLDHVYSRRSVIAEYPTLVGTLYNPMPPQVMFLVPEVEVVKARSETMTARIVFQVSKTTIDMNIFDNAAELENIYRFTGRLAGDDKVKVTGIRMTGYASPEGSYDFNAKLSLGRVNTIRDLVQKRFPGIAKSLYTVGNVPEDWDSVRHWVAASDIRYRDEVLAIIDNYAPDARDAKIRALDKGATYNMLLHDVYPGLRRTDYTIDYTVLPFTVEEGKKVIRTNPQYLSLNELYQIALSYPQDSPEYEEVFMIALRYYPDDPVANNNMAAIALRKNDLKEAHKYLDRLGDFAGAHNNIGVLKALEGDYRAAEAHFRKAIEHGSKEAKFNLENLTSLRRH from the coding sequence ATGAAAAGAATTACGTTATTGTTGGCAGCGGTGGCCCTGTTGGTAGGGAGTGCCGCTACGGCGCAGGACCTCAGGCGTGAGGAGCGTACCATGAAACGGTACGGGCAGCAGGCCGAGAACGAGATGCGCAGGGAGATGCGCGGAGTACGCGCAGAGGAGAGGCGTGCGGAAAACGAGATGCGCAGGGAGATGCGCCGTGCGGAACGCCAGATGCAGCACATGCATACGCCTGCCCGTCAGGCCGTGAAGGTCGTGTCGTACCGTTCTACCATGGTGGGTGACCTGACCGACCTGGATTTCATGATAAACTTCGACGGCGTCATGCTTGACCCGAACGAGGAGTTCGTAATTACACCCTATCTCGTCAAGGGCGAGAACATGCTATGGCTGGAACCCGTCGTGATAGTGGGCGAGCGGCGTTACAAGGAGTTGGAACGCGGCGGGGAACTGAATGCCAATCCTTCCGGGCTGATGCCTTACGAAACGGTGGTGCAGTCGCGTCGGTACGTGCGCGAGATGCGTCGCGAGGCCCGGAAAAACGGTATGCAGTGGGCGCCCGATTCACCCAATACGGTGATGTACTCCGCTTCGTTTCTTTATGAGGCGTGGATGGACGGAGCCGAAATAAAGCTTGACCATGTCTATTCGAGGCGGAGCGTGATAGCCGAGTATCCCACGCTCGTGGGAACGCTTTACAATCCGATGCCCCCGCAGGTGATGTTCCTCGTTCCGGAAGTGGAGGTTGTCAAGGCCCGTTCGGAAACCATGACGGCCCGTATCGTGTTCCAGGTAAGCAAGACCACGATAGACATGAACATATTCGACAATGCTGCCGAGCTGGAGAATATATACAGGTTTACCGGCCGTCTTGCCGGTGACGACAAGGTGAAGGTCACGGGTATCCGGATGACGGGATATGCGTCGCCCGAAGGCTCCTACGACTTCAACGCGAAACTGTCGCTCGGGCGCGTGAATACCATTCGCGACCTTGTACAGAAGCGGTTCCCCGGTATCGCAAAGTCGCTTTATACCGTTGGCAATGTGCCGGAGGATTGGGACAGTGTGCGCCATTGGGTAGCTGCTTCCGATATCCGTTACCGGGATGAGGTGCTCGCCATTATCGACAACTACGCTCCCGATGCCCGTGATGCGAAGATACGTGCGCTCGACAAGGGCGCTACCTACAACATGCTGCTGCACGACGTCTATCCCGGTCTGCGCCGGACAGACTATACGATTGATTACACCGTGCTGCCTTTCACGGTAGAAGAGGGAAAGAAGGTTATTCGGACGAATCCCCAATACCTCAGCCTGAACGAACTGTACCAGATAGCCCTGTCGTATCCGCAGGATTCACCCGAGTACGAGGAGGTGTTCATGATAGCCCTGCGGTATTATCCGGACGACCCCGTAGCCAATAACAACATGGCGGCCATTGCGCTCCGCAAGAACGACCTCAAGGAGGCTCACAAGTATCTCGACAGGCTCGGCGACTTCGCCGGTGCACATAACAATATCGGTGTCTTGAAAGCCCTCGAAGGGGATTACCGTGCTGCCGAGGCGCACTTCCGCAAGGCCATCGAGCACGGCAGTAAGGAGGCGAAGTTCAACCTCGAAAACCTCACCTCGCTGCGCAGGCATTGA
- a CDS encoding arginine repressor has protein sequence MSKKTERLDVIRNLIDSEQISSQEELLSWLKRVGIDATQSTLSRDMKELRAIKVPDAEKGYVYLLPETLQGEQTSGKVSSSVTDNIRYIEFSGNMIVIRTKAGYAKAVGVMVDNEDYDDVLGTLSGDDTVFVLLAEGVKPLDFLPSFDSIHPNIKTLYNPEGRKKNNGAMRRRFF, from the coding sequence ATGAGCAAAAAAACTGAAAGACTGGATGTTATAAGGAATCTGATAGATTCCGAGCAGATATCTTCACAGGAAGAGCTGTTGTCATGGCTGAAAAGGGTGGGCATCGATGCTACTCAGAGTACCCTTTCGCGCGATATGAAGGAGTTGCGGGCCATCAAGGTTCCCGATGCGGAGAAGGGCTATGTCTATCTGCTGCCCGAGACACTGCAGGGAGAACAGACCTCGGGCAAGGTCTCCTCATCGGTGACGGACAACATCAGGTACATCGAGTTTTCGGGCAATATGATTGTCATACGCACGAAGGCCGGTTATGCGAAAGCCGTGGGGGTGATGGTTGATAATGAAGATTACGACGATGTGTTGGGTACGCTTTCAGGCGATGATACCGTATTCGTACTGCTGGCCGAAGGGGTGAAGCCGCTCGATTTCCTGCCGTCGTTCGATTCGATACATCCTAATATCAAGACGCTTTACAATCCCGAAGGACGGAAAAAGAATAACGGTGCCATGCGCCGCCGTTTCTTCTGA
- the recO gene encoding DNA repair protein RecO: protein MDSYKAHGIVLHTIKYGDTSVVAYILTDTYGRRNYLVQGVKSGKGKGNKAALLQPMFLLEFEGIPSHRSQMDRMKDVRLSHPLQHIPFDVRKSTISLFMAEVLYRLIKEVEPNSPLFGFVRASVMALDQMEEGISNFHLWFLVQLSAFLGFYPGNEYTEGDWFDIVEGSFTAGFPEHAVAINRPNAALLATLMSAEAEELGTLRLSRTQRADFLSDMLHYFGYHLDAINKVQSLRILGEIF from the coding sequence ATGGACTCTTACAAAGCACACGGCATCGTACTGCACACGATAAAATACGGCGATACGTCGGTAGTGGCCTACATTCTGACCGACACCTACGGTCGCCGGAACTACCTGGTACAAGGGGTAAAAAGCGGCAAGGGAAAGGGAAACAAGGCCGCCTTGCTGCAACCCATGTTCCTGTTGGAATTCGAAGGCATCCCCTCGCACCGGTCGCAGATGGACCGCATGAAAGACGTCCGGCTGTCGCACCCCCTCCAGCATATCCCGTTCGACGTCCGCAAAAGCACCATTTCGCTCTTCATGGCCGAAGTCCTTTACAGGCTCATCAAGGAGGTCGAACCCAACTCTCCGCTGTTCGGTTTCGTCCGCGCCTCGGTCATGGCGCTCGACCAGATGGAAGAGGGAATCTCAAACTTCCACCTGTGGTTCCTCGTCCAGTTAAGCGCTTTCCTCGGATTCTATCCGGGCAATGAATACACCGAAGGGGACTGGTTCGACATCGTCGAAGGGTCGTTCACTGCCGGTTTCCCGGAACATGCCGTCGCCATCAACCGCCCCAACGCCGCCCTGCTGGCCACGCTCATGTCCGCAGAAGCGGAAGAGCTCGGCACCCTGCGCCTGTCACGCACGCAGCGGGCCGATTTTCTTTCGGACATGCTGCACTACTTCGGCTACCACCTCGATGCCATCAACAAGGTGCAGTCACTCCGCATCCTCGGCGAAATATTCTAA